The window CTTTGTCTGCAAATCAGTTCTTTAGCTGGCTTTGTTCTCTGTTCTCAACCTCCTGTTGTAATTTTGCAGACTTATCTGCATTTTTAGAGCTGTTTTCAGCGTCATTCAGTGCTTACCCTACAGGCAGCTCTGGAAGCATATCTGGTGACTCTATTCAAGGAAACAAATCTGTGAGAGGGCTTAGGTTCTCTGCTGTCCTATCCTAGGATATTAAGGATCCAAACGATACTATGAAATTAAACTGTGTAAATGATGTACTCTCCTGGTTTGATGATGCTTGTAAAAACTCCAGTTATGGACTTGTGGTTGGTGATGATGGGAAATTTAGAACCCGTGCTTATTTTGTAAGTATGCAATTTGTCTgtggcgttagcacgggcaGTTTACTAGTACAAGATAAACATAGCATGCATTTGGTTGTTGCATTGATGAATAGACCAAGCGCTACTACGCACAATTCGTACATGCCATTTCATCCAAAATTGTAGTACTGGCAATTCACATGACAAACATTTctcggctgtgtttagatccgtaaaatggtgATAAAAAGGGCCACatcggatactgtagcacactgtagcgcttttcgtttgtttgtggtaattattgtcctaccatgacctaactaggctcaaaagattcgtctcgtcgtcaGTGGCGAACCTAGGATTTCAAAAAGGGTATGCCACGGTTTTTTTTTCCACTTGCAATTCGGTATGATTCATATATGATTCTGtaataaaatttaaatttcactGAGGAATTCGGTTACCAAGCACATAAATTACATTCCAAATCTTAAATTCAACAGTTAAATACCAAAATTGCATAAATTATAATACAAATACTTAAAATATACTAGTTCATATGAACAAAAAAAGCTATTTATCTAGTCTACGATTTCTAATGCTCATGAAAGTCTCGATTATGTCATTTCCATCCACCTCAAAGAAATATCCCGCTCAATGAATATGACAAGACAGTTATCTACAAAAGTATCATCCAACTTATTTCTTTTCTTAATTTTGACTGAAGCCATATAGAATAAAAATTAGAATAGCGATATTTGAACAAACCTTCACTCCTTCATCAGCGGTTCAGGCAGAATTAGGGAGCAGCGAGCAAGGCTGCACAGGGCGCTAGCCTCCAAGCAGCAGGGGGTGCCGGCCTGCAAGGTAGCCGGGGGCGACGGCCTACACGGAGGAGTGGCATCAGATCTGCAGAAGTGCAGAGAGGCGCCATGGCCCGCGATTGTAGGGTTGGGGTACCGGATGGGGAATTTGGGAGAACGTACGGGGGAGGCGCTGCCTGAGGGGAAGCGAGGGGGAGGACCGAAGGAGACCCCTtcccggcggcggggtggcgcgcCGGTCGCCGGAGCAGGCGCCGGCGTCGCCCCAGTGTCTGGCGCTGGCGGCGTTGGACGATCGAAGCAGGGACAGAGGCGATGGGAGGGGACGGAGCCGGGTGGTGAGTTGTAGCCTATTGGCTGCTGGTTGGGCTTGGGCTGGAAATTGGGatcataatttttttactaGGTGGGCCGAGAATTTAGGTATGCCAAGGCATATCCGGTCCGCCACtgctcgtcgtgtacatcaaaaatatacaattagttttttatttacctacatttaatgctccatgcatgaggcaagagatttaatgtgataggtgaatagtgaagtttggagaaataaattttggaactaaacacaacccTCATAACAAACAGCAAACTCCATCCAGCTGTGAAGAGGGAGCAGTTGGGAAGAACCAAATACACCATCATGTGTGTGCAGTGCAGTGTACCACACATTAAAAAATGGGTGCAGACAGCTAATAAAATACAGGATCCAACTGGACAGATTAGATTGGAGCGCTTGTCAGCATTATCCCACATCGACAGTGGCACCCACCAGTCGGTCACAGGTACCTAAACAAGGCATGGAAACAAATTTTGCTGTCTGGTCTGATGCATGCAGCAATTTCATCCCAGCTTACTGGCACCTCAACTTACTGACATCTCAGATTCACCTGAATTCCACAGGTGACAAGAATAATATGGTTCCATGTCACATTATCAAATACAATACTGTACCAGGCCAGGATACAATCTCATGTGTgtcaaaaattatttttttagggCTCCAGTTGCACTTTTCTGGTCCAACAGAAGGCGCATAAAACAGTTGAGCAAAACCTTAGCTTGTAGTCTACATCAAATGTTAGGTGCACATCCCCAACTTCTTTCTGTTGGATTCTGCAGTTATTTAAAATTTGTGGATTCTTTTAGCAGACTCAAGAGTGTTTGACAAAAGCATTGCAATTGTCATCGGCCCAACACCACCAGGAACCGGTGTGATAGCTCCAGCAACCTTGGAGGCCTCCTCATAACAGACATCTCCGACGAGCCTATAACCCCGAGGGCACTCAGGGTCCTGCAGCATTCCAAATCACTAATGAGTATATCAAGCAAGAAAAGCAATATGAAGTCACAAAGGTCTAGGAAAAGTGACAATAGCCACTGAAAGATGCAGATGACATTTACAGGATAACATACAGAACCAAGCTCATGGATAAGACAAATCAATATAAAGAGTAATAATTGATTGATCACCACAtgctgcacaagcatataataCAATATGAAGAAATGTCACCTGGAACACTCTAACATGGGGCTCATAAATTTAAGAAGCCAATTTCAGTATTAATAAATGAATTCTGAATCGGGGACCACAAAAATAAGTAGGCCCTTTCCGGATTTGATCAATGACAGGAAGAGGGTGGAAAACCACCTTCgccgcgccctccccctttcccCACGAAAAAACACTGTAGTTCTATGATTTTAAAAGTTATGCATATCTTCTGAACCAAATGTAATACAAACAAGGGTGCTAGGTGCAACCAGTAACTTGCTAGAAATTTTCTTTAAAAGAAAATAGCAGGTGCACCGGCATGTAGGTCACACCAATATAGTGAAATTCAAGGGGGCATCTAGAATTGGGATTTTTCAGTTGAAGGTGGCTGATACAGTCTTGTGCTTCCATTTAGAAATATGCATCCAGTTAAAGCCAATGGATTTCTTTATCATTAAATGAACAGGCACAGAAAAAGGTATACAGAACAACAAAAAGTCTTTTAGTCCCCCAAGCAAGTAGGGGTGAACTAGACTACTAGAGATAAAACCCAAAAAGAGACACGCAAACCATAAAAAGCATAGAAATAACATAAAATTGAAAAATGGTACTAGTAATTATTTAAAAAGGGTGTCTTACATCAACTGGGTTGATGCCAACATCAATAATAGCTGCTCCAGGTTTTATCCAATTCCCTCTGACCAAGTTTGCAACTCCGACAGCTGCAATGACTATGTCCGCCTGTCTTGTTATTTCCTCAGGGTTCTTAGTTTGTGAATGCACAATGCTGACAGTTGCATTTGCTTTCTGATAATCATATAAAGATACATTAATCAAACACCACAAAAAAGTTGCTCCAAGTATTAGAAATAAAGAAGAATCAGTCCATACTTGCAACAACAGAGCAGCAGGCATTCCAACAATATTGCTTCTTCCAATTACGACAGCTCTCTTCCCTTTTATTTCGACTCCATATCTGTGCAGCAACTCCATACATCCTTTTGGGGTGCAAGGAACAAAAAATGGATCTCGGCCTTGCATTGCAAGTCGTCCAATGTTCAGGGGATGAAAGCCATCGACGTCCTTTTCAATACTGACAGCATTCAAAATGTTCTCATCGTTCATATGCTGCACAACAGAAATGTCGATTGGTTGATGAAATCCATGTACTTATTGATACTACAAGCATTCAGAATGTTCTCTTTGCAACTGCAACTCATGTAGCATCTAATAGCGCACAAATACATAACAAAGTCCAAGAATCTGCACAGAGTACATTTGGGGCTCCGTTACAAAACTCTACCACTCGAGAAGCTTAACAAGATATAGTATGCATAAAACATGTTACCCGCTACTATGTCATACAATGTCTAGGCAGATAATCATTAACATTCATAAAACCCGAATATTCCAGTTGGCAGTTGCTAGGAGGCAAAAGGCAATTCTTGACTCCTATTTTGTCGGTTATAGTTATAGTAGCCAATAGAGTAGCGACAATCACAAACTCACCCGAGGTAAGGGCAGCTGAACCAAGATGCCATGCACAGATGGGTCACTGTTAAAGCTCGCTATGTGCTTGATAACCTCCTCCTCAGAGCTGTCCTCTGGCAAGTTGACCTCATACGACTTTATACCAACCGCCTCACATGCTTTCTTCTTGTTTCGCACATAAGTTTGAGAATCCTTCCTCGATCCAACAAGAATGACTGCCAGGCCAGGCACTATGCCGATCGCGTCCTTCATCCTGCTGACCTCAACAGCTATTTCCTCTCTTACTTGCTTTGCCACTAACTTCCCATCAATCACTTTGGCAGATGCATCGGCTGAGACAGTTGCTGCATGTCACAATGAATAAAAGAAAACATAGAATCAGGGTAACACAAAGTGGAGTAAGATTTGAATGTTACACATGCCAGAACTATGCTGATCATTTCACTTGTCGCTACGGAATACATTCACTGTTTCATCTTTAGCATCAGATAAATCTCTCACGCCAGCAAAACctatctaaaggtttcatctcGCGGAGCCCAAAAT is drawn from Panicum virgatum strain AP13 chromosome 1N, P.virgatum_v5, whole genome shotgun sequence and contains these coding sequences:
- the LOC120654469 gene encoding bifunctional protein FolD 4, chloroplastic-like; the encoded protein is MASSILSDCSSARLLPLRRALLPQRVPRSRPCPALASSRRLFAAARPHLLPRPPRMDSVPPAAASSAESATVSADASAKVIDGKLVAKQVREEIAVEVSRMKDAIGIVPGLAVILVGSRKDSQTYVRNKKKACEAVGIKSYEVNLPEDSSEEEVIKHIASFNSDPSVHGILVQLPLPRHMNDENILNAVSIEKDVDGFHPLNIGRLAMQGRDPFFVPCTPKGCMELLHRYGVEIKGKRAVVIGRSNIVGMPAALLLQKANATVSIVHSQTKNPEEITRQADIVIAAVGVANLVRGNWIKPGAAIIDVGINPVDDPECPRGYRLVGDVCYEEASKVAGAITPVPGGVGPMTIAMLLSNTLESAKRIHKF